GGGTCTGGCAAGTCGACCCTGTCCTATGTCCTGACGGGCCGCGACGGCTATGAGGTCACCGGCGGTGAGATGCGCTTTGCCGACGAAGACCTTGCAGAGCTGGCCCCGGAAGAACGTGCCGCCCTGGGCCTTTACCTGTCCTTCCAGTATCCGGTCGAGATCCCGGGCGTGCCGACCATCACCTTCCTCAAGGAAGCCCTCAATGCCCAGCGCGCCACGCGCGGCGAGGAAGAGGTCACGGCGCCGGAATTCATGAAGCTGATCCGCGCGAAGGCGAAACAGCTCAATGTGTCGATGGACATGCTCAAGCGGGCGGTGAATGTCGGCTTTTCCGGTGGTGAGAAGAAGCGGATGGAAATCCTCCAGGCGCTGGTGCTGGAACCCAAATTCCTGATCCTCGACGAGACCGATAGTGGCCTCGATATTGATGCCCTCAAGATTGTGTCCGACGGCGTCAACGCCCTGCGCTCGCCTGAGCGCGGCATGTTGGTGATCACGCATTATCAGCGCCTGCTCGACCACATCACGCCGGACGTGGTCCACGTCATGGCCAATGGCCGCATCGTCAAATCCGGTGGGCCGGAACTGGCCCGCGAGCTGGAAGCCGAAGGCTATGACAAATATCTCGGCGAGGCGGCCTGACGCATGACCGCAACGCTGACCCATACACCGGCCGAACAGGCCCTGATCGACGTACTCGACGGCGCGACCGGCTGGAGCGCACAATTGCGCGAAGCGACGCGCAAGGACGGCCTGCCAACCCGTCGCCACGAATTGTGGAAATGGTCCGACCTGCGCCGCGCTGCCAATGACGTGACGACAGCAGGAATGCTCGAGGTAACGGGAGCCGATGCCCTGGCGACCATCGCGGAGGGTGATCGCATCGAGTTGTCTGTCACGGCCTCGGGCGGCGCCTGTGCGGGTGAGGCCGAACTGGTCGTGCCTGCAGGCGTCAGGCTTACCCTGATCGAGCGCCTGGCCGGTGAGGCCGGGGCGCTGGGCAATTGGCATATGAGCATCCGGATCGAGGCCGGCGCATGGCTCGACCGCATCGTTGTCGCTGATCATCATCAGGCTGCGGTTTTTGTCGGGTCGGCGGAGATCACGCTGGCAGAGGGCGCTCACCTGAACCAGACCATGATCGATACCGGGGCGAAGCTGTCGCGCAACGAGACCCATATCTATCATCCGGGGCAGGGCGCGACCGTCGATCTGGGTGGTGCCTATGTCCTCGCGGCGGGGCGTCACGCTGACACTACGACTGTTGTCCATCACGCCGGCCCTGGCTGTCAGACAAAGCAGCTCGTCAAGGGTGCAGTCGCGTCTGGCGGCCATGGCGTCTTCCAGGGCAAATTCATCGTCGACCGGATCGCCCAGCAAACCGATGCGCGGATGACGCACCGGGCCCTCATGCTCGGCGAGAAGGCCGAGATCGATGCCAAGCCCGAGCTGGAGATCTATGCCGACGATGTCCAGTGCGCGCACGGTAACGCCCTCGGCACGCTGGACGAAACGGCGCTCTTCTATATGCGCCAGCGCGGTCTACCTGAAGTCAAGGCGCGGGCCCTGCTGATTGAAAGCTATCTTGCCGAACCACTGGACATGATCAGCGATGAAGCCTTGCGCGAGGAACTCAAGTCGATCCTGCGTCAACGACTGGGAGCGCTGTCATGACCGCGCAGTCCGCCATCAAGGCGCCGCTGAACATTGATGCTATCCGCGCGGAGTTCCCGATCCTGCAGCGGGAAATCAACGGCTATCCCCTTCGCTATCTCGACAATGCGGCCTCGGCACAAAAGCCGGAATTCGTGATCGAGAGCATTGCGGGCGTCTACCGGGCCTCCTACGCGAATGTGCATCGCGGACTCCATACGCTGGCCAATGAGACCACCGAGGAGTTCGAGAAATCCCGCGAGGATGTGCGCCGTTTTTTGAACGCGCCGCGCAGCGAGGAGATCGTCTTTACGCGCGGCTCGACCGAAGCGATCAATCTGGTTGCCCACTCTTTCGGCCAATTACTGCAGCAAGGTGACGAGATCATCATCTCGCAGATGGAGCACCATTCGAACATTGTGCCCTGGCGCTTACTCGCTGATTCAAAAGGGTTGAACTTGCGATGGGCACCGGTCACCGATAGTGGTGAACTGGATTATCCACAATTGGCAGACATGGTTAATGAGCGGACGCGACTGATCGCCATCTCGCACATGTCGAATGTCACCGGCACGATCAACGACGCGGCACGGATCGTCGAGATCGCGCGATCCCGCAGCGTGCCGGTCTTGCTCGATGGCTCGCAATCAGCGGTCCATCTGCCCGTCGATGTTCAGGCACTGGATTGCGACTTTTTCGTCTTCACCGGTCACAAGCTCTACGGCCCGTCCGGTATCGGCGCCCTC
The window above is part of the Maricaulis maris MCS10 genome. Proteins encoded here:
- a CDS encoding cysteine desulfurase, translating into MTAQSAIKAPLNIDAIRAEFPILQREINGYPLRYLDNAASAQKPEFVIESIAGVYRASYANVHRGLHTLANETTEEFEKSREDVRRFLNAPRSEEIVFTRGSTEAINLVAHSFGQLLQQGDEIIISQMEHHSNIVPWRLLADSKGLNLRWAPVTDSGELDYPQLADMVNERTRLIAISHMSNVTGTINDAARIVEIARSRSVPVLLDGSQSAVHLPVDVQALDCDFFVFTGHKLYGPSGIGALYAKGDWLDRLPPYMGGGEMIADVYEDRVTFADVPHKFEAGTPAIADAIGLGAAIRWLERHDRMAVLEHERALMDRAMAGLAEIDGLRVVGTAQDKGAIISFTLDGAHPHDVAQILDKYGVAVRAGHHCAQPLMRRMGVSSTARASFAIYNTIEEADAFVDALKKARDFLI
- the sufD gene encoding Fe-S cluster assembly protein SufD encodes the protein MTATLTHTPAEQALIDVLDGATGWSAQLREATRKDGLPTRRHELWKWSDLRRAANDVTTAGMLEVTGADALATIAEGDRIELSVTASGGACAGEAELVVPAGVRLTLIERLAGEAGALGNWHMSIRIEAGAWLDRIVVADHHQAAVFVGSAEITLAEGAHLNQTMIDTGAKLSRNETHIYHPGQGATVDLGGAYVLAAGRHADTTTVVHHAGPGCQTKQLVKGAVASGGHGVFQGKFIVDRIAQQTDARMTHRALMLGEKAEIDAKPELEIYADDVQCAHGNALGTLDETALFYMRQRGLPEVKARALLIESYLAEPLDMISDEALREELKSILRQRLGALS
- the sufC gene encoding Fe-S cluster assembly ATPase SufC, translated to MLKINDLKCKVETQDGEEKAILKGLSLEVPAGEVHAIMGPNGSGKSTLSYVLTGRDGYEVTGGEMRFADEDLAELAPEERAALGLYLSFQYPVEIPGVPTITFLKEALNAQRATRGEEEVTAPEFMKLIRAKAKQLNVSMDMLKRAVNVGFSGGEKKRMEILQALVLEPKFLILDETDSGLDIDALKIVSDGVNALRSPERGMLVITHYQRLLDHITPDVVHVMANGRIVKSGGPELARELEAEGYDKYLGEAA